ATTTCCAATCGCCAATTCTAGGAAGATCATGGTTTTGGGGATGTTTGTGTTAATCATACCGGGCGGTTATAAACCGCGTCTATACAGGCGAAACCCACCTTCGTGGGTTAAATTTATTCATTTTTTCTTAGTCCACGAAGGTAGACTTTGTTTGTGTAGACGCGATTTCCAATCGCCAATTCTAGGAAGATCATGGTTTTGGGGATGTTTGTGTTAATCATACCGGGCGGTTATAAACCGCGTCTATACAGGCGAAACCCACCTTCGTGGGTTAAATTTATTCATTTTTTCTTAGTCCACGAAGGTAGACTTTGTTTGTGTAGACGCGATTTCCAATCGCCAATTCTAGGAAGATCATGGTTTTGGGGATGTTTGTGTTAATCATACCGGGCGGTTATAAACCGCGTCTATACAGGCGAAACCCACCTTCGTGGGTTAAATTTATTCATTTTTTCTTAGTCCACGAAGGTGGACTTTGTTTGTGTAGACGCGATTTCCAATCGCCAATTCTAGGAAGATCATGGTTTTGGGGGTGTTTGTGTTAATCATACCGGGCGGTTATAAACCGCGTCTACACAGGCGAAACCCACCTTCGTGGGTTAAATTTATTCATTTTTTCTTAGTCCACGAAGGTGGACTTTGTTTGTGTAGACGCGATTTCCAATCGCCAATTCTAGGAAGATCATGGTTTTTGGGATGTTTGTGTTAATCATACCGGGCGGTTATAAACCGCGTCTATACAGGCGAAACCCACCTTCGTGGGTTAAATCTATTCATTTTTTCTTAGTCCACGAAGGTGGACTTTGTTTGTGTAGACGCGATTTCCAATCGCCAATTCTTCTAATCTAATCGCCAGGAGTTTTTGTTTCCAAGTTCATTTCCCATGTAGAAATAAGTAATTTTTCTTGATGATGTATTTGTTGATTTCTAATGTAATTAGCTACATTATCTATAGCATCATAACTAACTGTAAATGCACCATAACTTCCTTGCCATTTAAAAAATTCTTTGGGTTTAATTTCGTGATTAATAAAATGAGAAGAACTACCCTTTGCTTGTTTGATAACTTCGGATACGCTAACTGTTGTGGGAAATCCTGTTAAAAGATGAACATGATCCTCAATTCCCCCAATGGCAATAACTGTACATTTTAATTCCTCACACTCTTTAATAATTGCTGCATAAACTAATTGCTGAATTTCTGGTATAATTAATGGCAATCTATCCCATGTTGCCCAAACATAATGTAAATACAATTGTGTAAAATTTGCCCTCATATATTTTCTAATTGGT
The window above is part of the Dolichospermum sp. DET69 genome. Proteins encoded here:
- the tnpA gene encoding IS200/IS605 family transposase, with amino-acid sequence MRANFTQLYLHYVWATWDRLPLIIPEIQQLVYAAIIKECEELKCTVIAIGGIEDHVHLLTGFPTTVSVSEVIKQAKGSSSHFINHEIKPKEFFKWQGSYGAFTVSYDAIDNVANYIRNQQIHHQEKLLISTWEMNLETKTPGD